The following is a genomic window from Bacteroidota bacterium.
TCAATGATAAAGTAAGAAATTTGGTCTGTAAATTATCGATTGTTGGTACAAGTAATTTTGATTAAATAATAGAAGGAAAGCTAATATCAATAATTAAAATTATGAAAAACACAGCTCTTTTGTTGATTATATTTTATTCAATTCATTACTGTTATGGGCAAAATCTAATTAATCAGGATCAAAGGCTTGACTCTATTTTCATGGATATTCAACTGAGCTATATCGAAGGAGGCACATTTATCATGGGTAGTGACGACAGTTTAGCCAGAAAAAATGAAACACCTCATATGATAACCGTAGGGGATTTTGCCATGATGAAATATGAAACCACGGTAAATGAATTTAAACGGTTTATAGATGCTACTGGGTATGTAACTGATGCTGAAAAACGAATTGGGAATTATGGAAGTCTCATAAAAACTAACAGCAAAAGCAGGATCAATGATAATAACCTAAACTGGAGATACGGCGCGACAGGCGAGTTGCGGCCGATAACTGAATATAACCATCCCGTCATTCATGTAAGTTATAGTGATGCAGTAGCATATGCTAATTGGTTGAGCAAAGAAACAGGGCAAAACTGGCGCTTACCTACTGAGGCCGAATGGGAATATGCCGCAAAAGGCGGGCAGGATTTTTTATATGCCGGAAGCAATAATATTAATGATGTGGGTTGGTTTTCAGGGAATTCAGGTGGGAGTACCCATCAGGTTGGACAAAAAAAACCAAATAAATTTGGGTTGTATGATATGACCGGTAATGTATGGGAAATGTGTTCCGATAGGTATGATTATGATTATTACAAAAATAGTCCGATGAAAGATCCAATAGGACCCGATTCAGGAAGAGGGCGCGTGTTGCGCGGAGGATGTTGGAGTCATAATGCACAGTATTGCAGGACGGCTCAACGCCACCATCGAGGAATAAATGAAAGAAACTGCATTAATGGGTTTCGACTAGTTATAGTCGAGTAAGTTATACTACGAAATTATTAATAAATTTTGTGCTAATTATAAAGCAGTACATATAAAAAATCATTGAAGAATTAAAACCCCAAAATCATAACTTTACAAAAAATCACAATGAAAAAGATAGTATTGCTCCTTTGTTTAATCGCTTTGTCGATAATTAATTTACCTGCACAAAAAGTTGAGATCAATTCTTGTTTTTCGGTAGATACCGGATACATTAATGTTGATGGCGGAATTTTATTTTACGAAGCAGCCGGCTCCGGTGAAAACATTGTCCTTGTTCATGATGGATTAATTCACCATCATATTTGGGACAATCAGTTTCAAATGCTGGCAAATAATTACCATGTAATCCGTTATGATCGTCGTGGATATGGGAAATCATCTATTCCACAGGACAACTTTTCAAACGTAGATGATTTAAACAAACTGTTTGAGCAACTAAAAATCGACAAAGCTATCATATTTGGTATGTCAGCAGGTGGTGGGCTCACCATCGATTTTACATTAAAATATCCCGAAAAAGTAAATGCTATTGTTTTGGTTGGCAGTGTGGTGAGTGGTTTGGGCTTTACTGATCATATGTTTACACGAGGAGGTCATCTTGATCCTTCTCTTTCGCCATATAATGATTTGCACAAATGGCTCATGTATTTTGCCAAAGATGATCCTTATGAAATATATTACGAAAATTCAGAAGCAAAGGAAAAAATAGTAAAATATATTGAAGACAATGAACCGGGTGTTTTAGCTCGGTTGAAATACACATTACCCCCGGAAAGACCCGCTGTTAAAAACCTGTCAGAAATCAAAATCCCTACATTAATTCTTACTGGCGAATTCGATATACCGGGTGTTCATGTTCATGCAGGTGCTATTGAAGCTGGCATTGCAAATTCAAAGAGATTCATTATTCCAAAATCAGGTCATTTGATTCCGTTGGAACAACCGGAAATTTTTAATGAAACTGTTCTTAATTTTTTAAAACTGAATTTATAAAGCACAAGGTTGTTTTCAAATATTTAACTTATATAATCATATGATTTTAGCTGTAATTTTAAGAATCCTCGTTCTGGTAGCAGTCATACAGACAGTTATATTGCTAATACATTTAGTAAGAATGAAAGGCCGTTCTTTTAGCCGCTCTATTTTGATCGCACTATTCTTTTGTTTTGTGATCTTTTTATCAGGTCATTTATTCCTTTTTATACATAAAAAATTCTTTTATAATTTAGCCTACCTGACTAATCTTTTTGTATTCCTTTCGGCACCCATTTTATATTTTTATTTTCTTTCCTATGTTGAAAAGATACCTCGGTTTAAAAGGAAAGATTTCTTTCACCTGATACCTTTTCTGATTATTTTTATTATCATGGCCTATAACCTGAAATATAATGCTGAAAAAGTGTTTGTGTTTACAAGTTTTGGTATCGCATTGCTGTCGGTTCTATTTATTCAAAATATTGCATACTTGGTTGTTATTTATAAAAAGCTTAGTCTTAAAAAAATTGATATTTTCAGGACAAGGCCATCTATGCTTGGTGATGAAATGCGTTGGGTTGTAATGCTGATAAGGGCATTCTCCATATTGATTTTTTTACAATTGGCCATATTCCTTTCACATAATATATTAGGCTTGATTGAATTTTGTCTTTTCCTGACAGATATATTCTTTATAACTTCTTTTCTGATAATAAATGTGATTATATTGATTGGATTATCAAAATCAAAATTGTTTGAAGATAAACAGAAATATGAAAACTCGCCTTTAAACGGGAATATTAAAAAGGAGTACTTAATGAAGTTAGAAGAAGCATTTGCGGCAGAAGCATATATTGATCCTTTGCTTACGCTTGATAAATTGTCGAAATGTATTCGGGTTCCAAAAAATTATCTATCTCAAATAATAAATGAATCATTCCAAATGAATTTCAACGAATTGATCAATAAATACCGTATTGAAAAAGCAAAGAAATTAATTGACGAATCGAA
Proteins encoded in this region:
- a CDS encoding formylglycine-generating enzyme family protein; protein product: MKNTALLLIIFYSIHYCYGQNLINQDQRLDSIFMDIQLSYIEGGTFIMGSDDSLARKNETPHMITVGDFAMMKYETTVNEFKRFIDATGYVTDAEKRIGNYGSLIKTNSKSRINDNNLNWRYGATGELRPITEYNHPVIHVSYSDAVAYANWLSKETGQNWRLPTEAEWEYAAKGGQDFLYAGSNNINDVGWFSGNSGGSTHQVGQKKPNKFGLYDMTGNVWEMCSDRYDYDYYKNSPMKDPIGPDSGRGRVLRGGCWSHNAQYCRTAQRHHRGINERNCINGFRLVIVE
- a CDS encoding alpha/beta hydrolase, translated to MKKIVLLLCLIALSIINLPAQKVEINSCFSVDTGYINVDGGILFYEAAGSGENIVLVHDGLIHHHIWDNQFQMLANNYHVIRYDRRGYGKSSIPQDNFSNVDDLNKLFEQLKIDKAIIFGMSAGGGLTIDFTLKYPEKVNAIVLVGSVVSGLGFTDHMFTRGGHLDPSLSPYNDLHKWLMYFAKDDPYEIYYENSEAKEKIVKYIEDNEPGVLARLKYTLPPERPAVKNLSEIKIPTLILTGEFDIPGVHVHAGAIEAGIANSKRFIIPKSGHLIPLEQPEIFNETVLNFLKLNL